DNA from Prunus persica cultivar Lovell chromosome G6, Prunus_persica_NCBIv2, whole genome shotgun sequence:
AACAATGAATTCATGATTTTGAGCTGCAATTATCAATGCTAATAGGACCCTTAGctagaaaaagtaaagaaggAATTTCAGGAATTAAAAGGACATTTTCAATCATAAGAAAACCTCTGTACTCGACTACTGAGTACTTATACAATTCCACTAGCCTAGACACGTGGCTAGCCAGCTGGAAGGTCCTATCAAATGCATATGCATGTATAGTTACATAAACGTTTTTAGTGTATAAAATATAAGAAACTTATAACTCAATTATGATGGAAGccttggttttaatttttctttctccttttccctctggcttttgaaaattaaaacatctGCTAATCAACTTTCAATCCTCGCCGTCTGAATGTGTGCCTTCCCAttgattttcttcttaaaCGCTTGCCTCAGATAATCTCCAAATCTGACTTTCTTGTACATCCGAACGGACCCTGTCGACTCCACCATGTAATCAAATGGTTCAACTTCCACATCGTCATTTGGCAAAAGAAATGATGCATATGACAATCTCGCCTTACTTTCGGTTGTCACAACTCTGTGTTCAATGCTCTTGTACTTCCCATTACTCCATATCTGTcataaaaagaacaaatgtGAAGCTTAGAAAACCTTGTTCTCTtttgtagttttctttttctgcccAATAACACTTTTTGTAACCTCTTTCTTTACCTCAATAGCATCTCCAACATTCACAACGAGAGCGTTTGGAATTGGCTTCACCGGAACCCATTCTCCCGCTTGTCGAATCTGTAACCCGGTCGCATTGTCTTCTTGCAAAAGTATTGTTATTGAGTTTTTGTCCGAGTGAGGACTTAGACCTAGTACTTTATCAGGCATGCAACATTGAGGATAGTAGTTCACCCGCAAAGCTTGGAGCAACTCTTTATGCAGTCCAAGAAGAGTGTCCCTCTCCATCCCCATAATTATAGATAGAGACCTTAGGAGCTCCTCTCCAACTTTTTTAACTTCACTAGAATACACCTCAATAACCTCCCTTCACAAATACAACAATTGAAAACATAGACATTAGAATTTAGTTCAGTCTTTCATGCAAGTAAGTGACTATAAACCGTGGATCGTGTGTGAATCCCATGTCGGGGAATTAAAGTCTTGCATAATAGTTTAAAGGAACTTGCGCCTCTTCACCTATGCCCAATTAATTTTGGGTTGAATACTCACATTCTAATATATTTCATTGGAGTCAttagtattaacaaatttgaagaaaCAATACTCTGTTTTTCCCCTGATTTTTAGAAACTTAC
Protein-coding regions in this window:
- the LOC109950005 gene encoding protein SRG1-like isoform X1, which produces MASNPDAPAYGSSLPAPNVQEIVRSDPLLVPERYLIRNEEDLPKCGDHISHLSSEVPIIDFSLLSKGHKEELKKLDLACKEWGFFQMVNHGVATEVLQAMKDAAAEFFELELEEKNKIAMPPDDIQGYGHTHVVSEKQILDWSDSLSLFVYPSRYRKLKLWPTTPKEFKEVIEVYSSEVKKVGEELLRSLSIIMGMERDTLLGLHKELLQALRVNYYPQCCMPDKVLGLSPHSDKNSITILLQEDNATGLQIRQAGEWVPVKPIPNALVVNVGDAIEIWSNGKYKSIEHRVVTTESKARLSYASFLLPNDDVEVEPFDYMVESTGSVRMYKKVRFGDYLRQAFKKKINGKAHIQTARIES